A genomic stretch from Setaria viridis chromosome 1, Setaria_viridis_v4.0, whole genome shotgun sequence includes:
- the LOC117841447 gene encoding ribonucleoside-diphosphate reductase large subunit, which translates to MYVVKRDGRQESVHFDKITARLKKLGYGLSAEHCDPVLVAQKVCAGVYRGVTTSQIGELAAETAAAMTASHPDYASLAGRIAVSNLHKNTMKSFSETVKVLYVHCDERSGLMAPMIADDVYEIIMKNAARLDNEIKYDRDFDYDYFGFKTLERSYLLKVGGKVVERPQHMLMRVSVGIHKDDIESAVRTYHMMSQRWFTHASPTLFNAGTPRPQLSSCFLICMKDDSIEGIYDTLSECAVISKCAGGIGVSIHNIRATGSYIRGTNGTSNGIVPMLRVFNDTARYVDQGGGKRKGAFAVYLEPWHPDIFEFLDLRKNHGKEENRARDLFYALWIPDLFMERVQRNEQWSLFCPNEAPGLADCWGDEFQNLYNKYEREGKAKKVVAAQALWFDILKAQIETGTPYMLYKDSCNRKSNQQNLGTIKSSNLCTEIIEYTSPEETAVCNLASIALPRFVREKGVAIESHPAKLVGSSGSKNRYFDFDKLAEITSMVTCNLNKIIDISYYPIENARRSNIRHRPIGIGVQGLADTFILLGMPFDSPEAQQLNKDIFETIYYHALKASAELAAKEGPYETYAGSPVSKGILQPDMWNVVPSDRWNWSAMREMISQVGLRNSLLVAPMPTASTSQILGNNECFEPYTSNIYSRRVLSGEFVIVNKHLLHDLTEIGVWSPVLKNKIIYEDGSVQKVTEVPDDLKAVYKTVWEIKQKTIVDMAIDRGCYIDQSQSLNIHMDQPNFGKLTSLHFHAWSKGLKTGMYYLRTRAAADAIKFTVDTTLLKEKQQTSEEEDVQVKMAQVVCSLNNRDECLACGS; encoded by the exons ATGTACGTGGTGAAGCGCGACGGCCGGCAGGAGTCGGTCCACTTCGACAAGATCACGGCGCGGCTCAAGAAGCTCGGCTACGGCCTCAGCGCGGAGCACTGCGACCCCGTCCTCGTCGCACAGAAGGTCTGCGCCGGCGTCTACAGGGGCGTCACCACCAGCCAGATCGGCGAACTCGCCGCcgagaccgccgccgccatgaccGCCTCGCACCCCGACTACGCATCG CTGGCGGGGAGGATCGCCGTCTCCAACCTGCACAAGAACACCATGAAGTCCTTCTCAGAGAC GGTAAAGGTTCTGTATGTGCATTGCGATGAGAGGTCTGGCTTGATGGCTCCCATGATTGCTGATGATGTCTACGAGATCATAATGAAG AATGCTGCTCGCTTGGACAATGAGATAAAATATGACCGAGATTTCGACTATGATTATTTTGGTTTTAAGACACTTGAGAGGTCTTATCTGTTGAAAGTTGGTGGAAAGGTCGTGGAAAGGCCGCAGCATATGTTGATGAGAGTTTCTGTTGGCATACATAAGGATGATATTGAATCGGCTGTCAGAACATACCACATGATGTCTCAGCGCTGGTTCACTCATGCTTCCCCGACCCTTTTCAACGCTGGCACTCCAAGGCCCCAG CTAAGTAGCTGCTTCCTTATCTGCATGAAAGATGATAGTATTGAGGGAATTTATGATACTCTCTCGGAATGTGCTGTGATAAGCAAATGCGCTGGAGGAATTGGTGTCTCAATTCACAACATTCGAGCTACTGGGAGCTACATTCGAGGAACAAATGGTACTTCTAATGGAATTGTTCCTATGCTACGTGTTTTCAATGATACTGCCCGTTATGTTGATCAAGGTGGAGGCAAGAGAAAAG GTGCATTTGCTGTTTATTTGGAGCCTTGGCATCCTGATATCTTTGAGTTTCTTGATCTAAGAAAGAACCATGGAAAG GAGGAGAATCGTGCAAGGGATCTTTTCTATGCTCTGTGGATTCCTGATCTATTCATGGAAAGGGTACAACGCAATGAACAGTGGTCACTGTTTTGTCCCAATGAAGCTCCAGGTTTGGCTGATTGCTGGGGAGATGAGTTTCAGAATCTGtacaataaatatgaaagagag GGCAAGGCAAAGAAAGTGGTTGCAGCACAGGCCCTCTGGTTTGATATTCTGAAGGCACAGATAGAAACTGGAACACCGTATATGCTTTAtaag GATAGTTGCAACAGAAAAAGTAACCAACAAAATCTTGGCACAATTAAGTCTTCCAATTTGTGTACTGAGATAATTGAATACACAAGTCCTGAAGAAACTGCCGTATGCAATCTTGCATCAATTGCCTTACCACGTTTTGTGAGGGAAAAG GGTGTTGCTATTGAGTCCCATCCAGCTAAGCTTGTTGGTAGCAGTGGGTCAAAAAATAGATACTTCGACTTTGATAAACTAGCTGAG ATTACTTCGATGGTTACATGTAATCTCAACAAAATCATTGATATTAGCTATTATCCCATTGAGAATGCAAGGAGGTCAAATATAAGGCACAGGCCAATTGGGATAGGTGTTCAAGGCTTGGCAGATACTTTTATTCTACTTGGAATGCCATTTGATTCACCAGAG GCCCAGCAGTTAAACAAGGATATTTTTGAAACTATTTATTATCATGCCTTGAAAGCTTCTGCTGAGCTTGCTGCAAAAGAAGGTCCTTATGAAACGTATGCTGGGAGCCCTGTCAGCAAG GGCATTCTTCAACCTGATATGTGGAATGTCGTTCCATCAGACAGATGGAACTGGTCAGCAATGAGGGAGATGATTTCTCAAGTTGGATtgaggaactctcttcttgttGCCCCTATGCCCACTGCTTCCACTAGTCAAATTCTTGGCAACAATGAGTGCTTTGAACCATACACTTCAAATATATACAGTCGAAGAGTTTTAAG TGGTGAGTTTGTCATAGTAAACAAGCATCTTCTCCATGATCTGACTGAGATAGGTGTCTGGTCTCCTGTTCTGAAAAACAAGATTATCTATGAGGATGGCTCTGTCCAAAAGGTTACTGAGGTTCCAGATGATCTAAAAGCAGTTTACAA GACTGTTTGGGAGATCAAGCAGAAAACTATTGTTGACATGGCCATTGATCGCGGTTGCTATATCGATCAGAGCCAGAGCCTTAATATTCACATGGATCAACCAAACTTTGGGAAGCTGACTTCCTTGCACTTCCATGCTTGGTCAAAG GGCCTGAAAACAGGGATGTATTACCTAAGAACACGCGCTGCAGCAGATGCAATTAAGTTTACAGTGGATACTACTCTCCTCAAG GAGAAGCAACAAACTTCAGAAGAAGAGGATGTCCAGGTTAAAATGGCACAAGTGGTCTGTTCCTTGAACAACCGGGATGAGTGCTTGGCATGTGGAAGTTAG
- the LOC117841446 gene encoding uncharacterized protein, with protein MAGARAVAVATPAAPPRAADPSTNLAPRRCSLYRVSCRQNPRVAAPVGLAATRSRGTRGPARLSSRDPAEAETDAGAGRIPKDDSSYLWTLGLGSVGGAAVIKYGSILLPDITRPNIVLALLMVSLPVVAALLILLKASSSED; from the exons ATGGCGGGTGCCCGCGCGGTTGCCGTGGCCActccagccgcgccgccccgagcCGCCGATCCCAGCACAAACCTGGCGCCGCGGCGCTGCAGCCTCTACCGGGTGAGCTGCCGGCAAAACCCCCGGGTGGCCGCGCCGGTCGGTCTCGCGGCCACGAGGAGCCGCGGCACCCGAGGTCCCGCGCGCCTCTCCAGCCGCGACCCCGCCGAGGCCGAaacggacgcgggcgcggggcgaaTCCCCAAG GATGACTCCAGCTACCTGTGGACATTGGGCCTCGGATCCGTTGGTGGCGCCGCGGTTATAAAGTACGGAAGCATCCTGCTCCCTGACATCACAAGGCCAAACATTGTGCTAGCTCTGCTGATGGTGTCCCTGCCTGTCGTAGCTGCACTTTTGATTTTGCTCAAGGCGAGCTCATCGGAGGACTGA
- the LOC117841444 gene encoding uncharacterized protein: MAFALSTLPFVPSNPSPSSRAPADAAFPPRRVHFSAAVRSGGGDLPLACAAPRHRGRAPRRRRGGRLLVWASADYYATLGVPRSATNKDIKAAYRKLARQYHPDVNKEPGATEKFKEISAAYEILSDEQKRALYDQYGEAGVKSAVGGSGGAYTTNPFDLFETFFGASMGGFSGMDQSTFRTRRRSTAVQGEDIRYDVILGFTEAIFGTEKDIILSHLETCDTCGGSGSRAGSKMRICSTCGGRGQVMRTEQTPFGLFSQVSICPACAGEGEVISEYCRKCSGEGRIRVRKEIKVKIPPGVSKGSTLRVRGEGDAGPKGGPPGDLYVCLDIEEPSDIKRDGINLYSTVSVSYIEAILGTTKKVRTVDGTSELRIPPGTQPGDVIVLAKQGVPSLNKPSIRGDHLFTVTVTIPKRISGREKELLEELASLSGGGFARTAAKPKPAKPKPVHEEREVGTSQEDAGKSNEGEGGWLKKLTDFAGSIANGAAKWLNDNL, from the exons ATGGCGTTCGCGCTGTCCACGCTGCCGTTCGTGCCCTCTAATCCCTCGCCATCCTCCCGCGCCCCCGCTGACGCCGCGTTCCCTCCTCGTCGGGTCCACTTCTCTGCCGCCgtccggagcggcggcggcgacctcccGCTTGCCTGTGCTGCGCCGCGGCATCGCGGGCGGGCTCCAAGGCGGCGCCGCGGAGGGAGATTGTTGGTCTGGGCGTCGGCCGACTACTACGCGACACTGGGCGTGCCGCGCTCTGCGACCAACAAGGACATCAAGGCCGCCTACCGGAAGCTTGCGCGCCAG TACCATCCTGATGTCAACAAGGAGCCTGGAGCAACTGAAAAATTTAAAGAGATAAGCGCAGCATATGAG atATTGTCAGATGAACAGAAGAGGGCATTATATGACCAATATGGTGAAGCTGGGGTTAAGAGTGCGGTTGGAGGCTCGGGTGGAGCTTACACA ACTAATCCATTTGATCTCTTTGAGACATTCTTTGGAGCAAGCATGGGTGGCTTTTCTGGCATGGACCAGAGCACATTTAGGACACGCAGGCGAAGCACTGCTGTTCAGGGTGAAGACATCAG ATATGATGTCATTCTGGGCTTCACAGAGGCGATATTTGGAACAGAGAAAGACATTATATTATCTCATTTGGAAACATGTGATACATGTGGTGGCTCTGGATCGAGGGCTGGCTCCAAGATGAGAATATGTTCCACATGTGGTGGGCGAGGGCAAGTAATGCGAACCGAGCAAACCCCATTTGGTCTGTTCTCCCAG GTTTCTATTTGCCCCGCTTGTGCTGGAGAGGGTGAAGTCATTTCCGAGTATTGCAGGAAATGTTCTGGAGAGGGGCGTATTCGTGTCAGGAAGGAGATCAAAGTAAAAATCCCTCCAGGAGTGAGTAAGGGTAGCACTCTTCGTGTACGTGGGGAAGGTGATGCAGGACCAAAAGG TGGGCCTCCAGGAGATCTTTATGTTTGCCTCGATATAGAGGAGCCATCAGATATCAAAAGGGATGGTATAAACTTGTATTCAACTGTCTCAGTAAGCTACATTGAAGCTATTTTGGGCACCACTAAGAAG GTCAGAACTGTTGATGGAACCAGTGAACTTCGAATACCTCCAGGTACCCAACCTGGTGATGTAATTGTCTTAGCAAAGCAAGGCGTTCCATCATTGAATAAGCCATCTATACGTGGTGATCATCTATTCACTGTTACTGTCACAATACCCAAACGTATAAG TGGGCGGGAAAAGGAATTACTTGAGGAACTTGCATCTTTGAGTGGTGGTGGTTTTGCTCGAACAGCCGCCAAGCCGAAGCCGGCCAAGCCAAAAC CCGTTCATGAAGAGAGAGAAGTTGGCACAAGTCAAGAAGATGCAGGTAAATCCAATGAAGGAGAGGGTGGCTGGTTGAAGAAACTTACAGATTTCGCAGG GTCCATTGCCAATGGCGCTGCGAAGTGGCTGAATGACAACCTGTAG
- the LOC140220204 gene encoding small ribosomal subunit protein eS30z/eS30y/eS30x: MGKVHGSLARAGKVRGQTPKVAKQDKKKKPRGRAHKRMQYNRRFVTAVVGFGKKRGPNSSEK, encoded by the exons atgg GTAAGGTTCACGGATCGCTGGCCCGCGCTGGGAAGGTGCGTGGGCAGACGCCGAAGGTGGCGAAGCaggacaagaagaagaaaccccgcggccgcgcccacAAGCGCATGCAGTACAACCGCCGGTTCGTCACCGCCGTCGTCGGATTCGGCAAGAAGCGCGGCCCCAACTCCTCCGAGAAGTAG
- the LOC117841445 gene encoding 18S rRNA (guanine-N(7))-methyltransferase RID2 produces MPRPEFQAPPDVFYNESEARKYTTSSRIIEIQSRISERALELLSLPNDGVPKLLLDIGCGSGLSGETLTEHGHHWIGYDISKSMLDVALERETEGDLLLADMGQGLGLRPGVIDGAISISAVQWLCNADKSSHDPRLRLKAFFGSLYRCLARGARAVLQFYADNVKQSEMIVTFAMRAGFAGGVVVDWPHSSKAKKSYLVLTCGPPSISTSLPKGKGENGEMCSDDEDDGSSDEDGDKTVGIYERNRSKKRQKTKKNGKGKDWLLKKKEQMRRRGHDVPADTKYTGRKRKTYF; encoded by the exons ATGCCTCGGCCGGAGTTTCAGGCGCCGCCGGATGTATTCTACAATGAATCGGAGGCCCGCAAGTACACCACCTCCTCCCGTATCATCGAAATCCAG TCGAGGATTTCGGAGAGggcgctggagctgctctcTCTCCCCAACGATGGCGTCCCCAAGCTGCTTCTCGATATAG GATGCGGTTCTGGACTTAGTGGCGAGACATTGACGGAGCATGGCCACCACTGGATTGGCTATGACATTTCAAAGTCGATGCTTG ATGTTGCCTTGGAGCGTGAAACAGAAGGTGACCTACTACTTGCAGATATGGGTCAG GGATTGGGCTTGCGACCAGGAGTTATTGATGGTGCAATTAGTATCTCAGCAGTTCAG TGGTTATGCAATGCTGACAAGTCCTCTCATGATCCAAGATTGCGGTTAAA GGCTTTCTTTGGTTCGTTATATAGATGCCTGGCTAGGGGAGCAAGAGCTGTTCTACAATTTTATGCTGATAACGTGAAGCAGAGTGAAATGATTGTGACTTTTGCCATGCGTGCTGGTTTTGCTGGTGGAGTGGTTGTTGACTGGCCTCATAG TTCAAAAGCAAAGAAGTCCTACCTTGTCCTCACTTGTGGCCCACCTTCGATTAGTACGTCGCTTCCAAAGGGTAAAGGTGAAAATGGTGAGATGTGCAGTGACGACGAGGATGATGGGAGCAGTGATGAAGATGGTGACAAAACA GTGGGCATATATGAGAGGAATAGGTcgaagaagaggcagaagacgaaaaagaacgggaaagGTAAGGATTGGCTCTTGAAGAAAAAGGagcagatgagaagaagaggacaCGATGTGCCCGCGGACACGAAGTACACAGGGCGGAAGCGGAAAACCTACTTCTAA